GTGATTTAGAGCAGCGATTAACAGCTGAGCAAATTGAGTATGTGAATGCTGGTGAGAATATTGCTGTTAATTATGTAGATAGTATTGCGGCGGTTGAAGGGTGGCTAAACAGTAAAGGCCATCGGGAGACGATGCTCAATACTGAATTTACTGACTTAGGTGTAGGGGTGTACCATAAACTCTACACACAAAACTTTATCAGCAAGTAATGGAAGGTTTCTGAGAATGGGAGAGTCCCGCTTAGAGACCTTTTCTTTATATATATATAAGTCACACTTTTTTTAGTTATGCATAGTCTAGTAGTAGGCAAATGTCTTGGTGTGAGGTGAGAGAGAATGCCCAAAAAAAAACGCCCATCAGTTGAAAAATTCAAAGAGTTCGTCCGGGAGCATCCAGGTTTGCGTAATGAAGTTAAAGAAAACAAATATACCTGGCAGGAGCTATTTGAGGAGTGGTACATCCTTGGCAGTGATAATGAGCGCTGGAATGATGTTCAAACAGAATCTAAGCCTACTAAGAAGGAACCGGATGGAAGCGGAGGCGACTTGGTGGGTACATTAATGAATACAGTTAAAAACATGGATATAAATCAGATTCAGCAATATATTTCCAGTGCTAATCAAGCGTTAGGCGCCATCCAAGGCATCATAACGTCGTTTCAGGGGGAAAAAACCAAAACAGAGGCTCCTGCACCATCTAAACCAAAATCATCAAATCCTTTTGCATTTAAAAAAGATTAAAGGGGAGGATTTCTATGCGTCAAGATATTTATGAGCTGATTGCAGAGGATGAAGACCTAAAAAAATTTTTACGGTTACAGCCCATCTGGTATCGAAGGTTGATGCGAAATCCTCAAGAATTTGAAAATCTACAAACCGAGGCTGTCTTTTTTTACAAAAAGTCTATTCCTCATCGAGTTTCAAAGTTTGCCGACGGAGTCCAAATGGCTTCTATGATGATGCATATGTTTCAAGCCATGAGAACACCATCTGGATAAAAAGTCGATAGTATTAGTAATAATTTGCTCCTTTTTGCAAACAGTATGGAAAAAGGGGGCGAAAAATTGTGAAGTATCCACTTTATAGTCTATCAGCTTTAATACTTGTATCAGGCTATTTATACGGCCATGAGAACGTGAGTAAATCAGGAGCCTTAATTCAAGTCCCTTCTACTGAGGTTCTGTCAGCAATGACTCAGGTACGAGATGATTTTCAAGTTGGCTTTTCTATTAAGGGGACCTCTGTCTTCGTGGATTGCTATACTCGAGAGTATTCATTTACACCTAACAGTGAAAAACCACTGGCCTCAGTCCTTGTTTATGTAGATGGTACAAAGATGGATGAAATGAGGACGGCAGCATTTATCGTGAAGGATCTGTCACAAGGAAAACACCGAATTAAAGTTAAGTTAATTGATGATCAAAAGCAGACAACCTATACAAAGGAATTCACCGTACATATCCAATCGTCTCTCTAGCTTCTTGGGGCTAAAAATGGTAATATGATGGAGGAGGTGAGCTATCGTGCTTGCTACTATGGAAAGAGTAGAAATTCTTCAGAGAGCTGATGAATTAGCTCAGTTCGTGTTACAGTCTGAAATTGGAGAACAATATCTCCAAACTTTATATAAAATGCGTGAAGATCGGTTAGCGCAGAAGAAAATCAAACAGTTCACCTCAATGAAGGAGCTGTTTGAGGAAGTGCAGCGTTTCGGGAAGTATCATCCAGATTACAAACGTGTGAATTTGGAAATTCGGCAACTAAAGCGGGATATGGACTTACATCCTACAATTGCTGAGTTTAAGATGGCCGAGACGGGGCTTCAAAGTCTCCTGGATGAAATCAGCATGCGAGTTGGTCATGCTGTGTCACCGACTATTAAAGTTCCTGCTGGCAGTCCATTCTTCGAATCTGCATCATCTGGATGCAGTTCTGGAAGCTGTGGAACTGGTGGAGGCTGCGGGTGTTCTGCATAACACCTCACTAAAGGAAGGCTGTCGAAATTTTTCGACAGCCTTTTCTTTATGAACAGAAAAAGAAGTGTTTTATCATCCAGTTCTGCGTTGATGGCTGAGAGGTACAGCCGTACATTTTAACCAGTATGGCTTTTTAAGGACGTAAGACGGTTTGGTGACGTATACATATACTGCCTTTCCTTTTATTTAGATCGTGGTGGATGGCATCCGTTATTTTAGTTGAAAGGGAAGTTTCAGCTGTGCTACACTTAATGAAAACCTTTATACAGGGGAGCAATCTAATTATGTTTGGATCAAGACAGGCGATTATCGTTTATTTACATACATTGAAGCAAGCAAAGATGTTGAGAAAGTTTGGGAACATTCATTTTGTATCAAAGAAACTTAAATATGTGGTTCTTTATACGAATATGGCAGACGTTGAGACATTGGTAACAAAACTTTCAGGTTTCTCATTTGTTAAAAAGGTTGAGGTTTCCTACAAACCTTATTTGAAAATGGAGTTTGAAAATGCTAGACCAGATAAAGCAAAAGAGTATGATTATAAAATGGGTATATAAAAACGCTGGCTCATGAGCCAGCGTTTTTATGTTCAGCCCCAGGGATTTTCATCTGCGGGCAAATAACGATTCATACGAAGAATACCAATTAAGTGCTGATAATACAGTGTTTTTTCAGCAAATACTGTAGAAGGTTTAACTTCCATTTCTATAATCGATTTATCTAATTCAACTGCTAGATCTTTAAAAAGCTGAAATCGTTGATTTGGAGTAGTATGAGGGTTGAGAATTCCTTCACGGCACACATATAATGGCTGGAATTTTCCAGGATTCGTTGGTTTCATGACCACAACCAAAGATACGACATCTTTATCCTTAATTTTTGTCTGTAAAGCTAACAAACGTAAAACACGCTCTTTTTGAGATCGAGCAATGGCGAGTAATTCATATAAATCTGATGTGCCTTCTCCTAATTCTATAAACCGTTGAATCAACTAAATCTCTCCCTTATTGTTCAAACTCATCCTTACTTTATCAAATATAACTATAAAAGTGAAGATGAACCGTCTTTGTTTACTGGTTATCGCTTTTTGCCATATCTTTTAATCGTCAATACAGGCAAAAAAAATCCCCGCGGGCTAGTAGCTGCGGGGTCCTTCGAGTCCTGCTTAAAGGATAGAAGGCAAAGGGAGAGGAGAAACCGGTGAAGACTTATGGGGAAACGTAAGCCTTCTCCGCGGTTGGCAACAACACCGAAAAAGTGATGCTGTTACTTTTATTATCACCAAGATTCGACTTCTTATTCATCCTAAATTGTTTTTTTTGATTGTCTGAAACCTTCGTTGATTCTGTAGTAGAATACCTTCCCTATTGGCTAGAAAAAATGAATATGGTAGGATAAGTGAGTACTAAGAAATTCTTAAAATTGGGTGAGAAAATGAGAGTTGTTTCAGGAACGTGTAAGGGCCGGGCCTTGAAGGCTGTACCAGGTACAGGAACAAGACCGACAACAGATAAAGTAAAAGAAACTATTTTCAATATAATCGGACCTTATTTCCATGGAGGTCTAGTACTAGATCTTTATGCAGGCAGTGGTGGCCTTGGCATTGAGGCGCTTAGCAGAGGGATGGACAAGGCTATTTTTGTTGATCGTGATTTTAAAGCATTTCAAACAGTCAAAGAAAATATTGAGACGTGCGGTTTTACCGAGTGCTCTGAACTGTATAAAATTGATTCAGAAAGAGCACTAAAGGCATTAATCAAAAGAGAGCTTCGGTTCGGACTGATTTTGCTTGATCCACCTTATAAACAGCAGAAGATAGCTGAATTAATTGAAAAGATACATAACGAAGGTCTGCTCGATGATGAAGGAATTATCCTATGCGAACACAGCAGAGACGTTAAACTACCTGACCGGATAGAAACCTTTAAGCGGGAAAGATATGAGGAATACGGGGCAATTGCTATTTCTATTTATAAATGGGGAAACGCTTAAGAGAACGAGGGGGATTAGATATGCCGAAAATTGCGATTTGTCCAGGTTCCTTTGACCCGATAACTTTCGGGCATTTGGATATCATTCAACGAGGGGCACGAGTATTTGACGAAATTCATGTGGTTGTATTGAATAATTCAGCCAAGAATTCGCTTTTCTCTGTGGAAGAGAGGCTGGAGTTAATTAGGAAGGTAACGGAACATTTGCCGAATGTTAAAGTAGATTCGTTTCAAGGGCTTACGGTGAACTATGCCGAAAAGGTTAATGCTTCAGCCATTATAAGAGGACTTCGTGCCGTCTCTGATTTTGAATATGAAATGCAAGGTACATCTATGAACAGGTTGTTAAACGAGAAGGTAGAAACGTTCTTTATTATGACGAAAAACCAATATTCTTTCTTAAGTTCAAGCATTGTTAAAGAAGTAGCCAGGTACGGTGGAGATATTTCTGAACTGGTGCCAGAAGTTGTAGAACAAGCACTAAATGAAAAGTACCAAGATCAACTCCTTTAAATAAAAAAGCTGTCCGCACCAGATTCAAGAATCTGATGAGGACAGTTTTTTTTTGGAAATGTATATACCTCTAGTCCTTTAAAAGTCTTTTGGCTAGAATAAAGGTATACAGTAATAATGAGATGATTGTAATTAAGGGCCCAAGCTGGGTCATAATCTCGTAAAGAGTAAGGATTCCTTCTTCACTATGTCCAAAGACGGGCAGGGAGTTTGAAGGGATCTTTAATGTGAATCCATTATAAAGCGGTTCCCAAAGTACGAAGGCAAAAAAACCAGCTAAAATCCCATGCATAATCCGAGCAATGAAAAAAGGAAAAAAACGGATGTCTGTATCAGCAATAATACTCGCAACCTGGGCTTGGACACTAAATCCACTAAATCCGAGAATAAAACTGACCATGATGGCCTGCTGCATTAAAGAAGCTTCCTCAATTCCGCTGGTCATCTGTGATCCTAGTGTAATCTCAAAGATTCCGGCAATAAACGGCATGCTTAAGTTCAGGGGGAATTGTAAAATATGAAGCACAATTTGTATGGCGTTAGCAAGAAATCCAGTAACATGCATATGAAAAAGTAATTTATTTACTACAGAAAAGAGTATGATGAAACCGCCGATCATTAATAAGGTCTGAATAGAAGAAACGACAGCATCACCAAGCAGTTTTCCAAGCGGACGATTTTCTTTCAGCCGGGTACGATGCATTTCAGCAAGCGCTTGTTTAAGAGAAAGCGGCTTTTTTTTGACTGATGGCTTGATTTCTTCTTCTCTCCCATAAAAACGCATAATAATTCCGACAAATATGTTGCCAAGATAATGGGAAAGAGCAAGCAGAATACCGAGGTTTGTGTTATGAAAAAAACCAACCGAAACCGCTCCAAAGATAAACAGTGGATTAGAAGAATTGGTAAAGGAAACGAGTCGTTCAGCTTCAATCCTGGTCAATTGTTTTTCCTGACGCATACGGGCAGTGAATTTGGCTCCGGAAGGGAAACCTGAAGCCATCCCCATGGCCCAAACAAATCCACCGATACCTGGTACTTTAAACAATGGACGCATTAGGGGCTCGAGTAATACACCAATCAATGTGACTACACCGAATCCAATCAATGTTTCTGCAATGATGAAAAACGGGAGGAGAGAGGGGAAAACGATTTCCCACCACATATTTAAGCCTCTTATGGAAGCATCAAAGGATTCTTGTGGAAAGATGATGAGTGCGCCTGCCATAATTGTTGCTGCAGCCGCCAAAAATAATGATTTGAGTTTTGCTGTCAGCAATTACCTTAGCCTCCTCGGAAAGTTACGAATCTTGGCACTTATCATAATGTATAAAAAAGGAAATGCTTATAACGAAGAATCCTTGTCCCTGCTTTACACAATATGCACATAGAAATCAATTTAAGACCATAACTTTGTAAGAGGAATATTTAATAAGTAATCTTAGAAAAGAGGGATAAGATGCGGGAGCCGAAAATTGGTCTTGCACTGGGGTCCGGGGGGGCTAGAGGATTTGCCCACCTAGGCGTTCTTAAAGTTTTAAAAGAGGCTGGTATCCCCGTAAATATGATAGCAGGGAGCAGTATGGGTGCTTTGGTGGGCAGTTTTTATGCTGCGGGGTCTGATACGGATCGTTTATATAAATTGGCGAAGGCATTTAAGCGAAAGTATTACTTAGATTTTACTGTTCCTAAAATGGGATTCGTTTCTGGAAAACGTGTAAAAGATTTAATTCGCGTTTTTACATATAACAAGTCACTGGAAAACTTAGATATTCCGATTGCTATCGTAGCTACCGACATCCGTACAGGAGAAAAGGTCATATTTCGCGAAGGCCCAATTGCCGAGGCTGTACGGGCAAGTATATCGGTACCGGGGATATTTGTTCCTGAAAAGATTGGCAACAGGATGCTGGTTGATGGGGGGGTTATTGATCGTGTCCCTGTTTCCGTCGTAAAATCGATGGGCGCTGATATTGTCATCGCTGTTGATGTTTCGCATGTAAATAAAAATGTGGAAATCAATTCTATATATGATGTGATTATGCAGAGCTTAGATATATTACAAATGGAGTTGGTCGAAAGCAGAGAATTATCTTCAGACGTTATGATTCGACCACGTGTGGAGAAATTTAGTTCAAAAGCATTTACAAATATTGAGGAAATAATTAGTATTGGAGAAGAAGCAGCCAGTCAAAAAATTGAGAAAATTAAGGAATTGATTGAATCGTGGAAGGAGTCTCGAATAGATGAGCCGTAAAGGATATAGCCGCTCTTTCCTGTTAGCTGTCATTATTATTGTGTTATCAGCTTTTTATACCCTGCCCTATTATGTAACTAAGCCTGGGATGGCCCAGGAATTAGAACCGATTGTAGAGGTGGCAGGCGGTGATGACGCAGAGGGAAGCTTTATGCTGACTACGGTCAGAATGGGAAAGGCAAATATTTATGGGTACCTAGTTGCAAAAATGAGTAAATACCAAGAACTGTATCCGGAGGACGCTATCCGTGACACAGATGAATCGGATGAAGAGTATAGTGAAAGACAACTTCATATGATGGATGGATCAAAAAACAGTGCCATTAAGATTGCATACGAAAAAGCCGGGAAATCATTTTCGTTTGACTACCTGGGTGTGTATGTACTTGGTGTGATTAAAGGAATGCCTGCTTACGGGAAGCTTAAGCCAGGGGATCAAATAATAAAGGTGGATAACATAAAATTCCAATCATCGGCAGAGTTTATTGAGTATGTTGGGAAGAAAAAAGCGGATGACACCGTTTTAGTTACCTACATGCGTGAAGATATAGAAAAAACGGTCAAGATTTCTTTGCAAGCATTTAAAGACCAGCCTAAAAAAGTGGGGATGGGTATTAGCTTAGATGATTATAAAAAACCAGTAACTGATCCATCTATTACGATTAATACAGAGCAAATCGGCGGTCCTTCTGCTGGATTAATGTTCAGTTTAGAAATCTATAATCAGCTGACTGAAGGGGATATCACTTCAGGCTACCAAATTGCCGGAACAGGTACAATGTCCGAAGATGGAACCATTGGACCTATTGGGGGAATCCAGCAAAAAATTGTTGCGGCAGATAAAACAGGTGCGGAAATCTTCTTTGCTCCAAATGAGAAGGGGATAAAAGGTTCTAATTATCAAGAGGCATTAATTGCTGCAGAAGATATAGACACTGATATGAAAATTGTCCCAGTTGATAGATTTGACGATGCGCTGGAGTATTTACATTCATTAGAAAAAAAATAATACAAAAAAACGTAAACGAACTGCACTTCTGCACATCGTTTACGTTTTTTTATCTATACCTACTTTCGATATATGACTGGTGATTCGTACTCGCGCTTCAATAATAAGGACTGGAATGGTTCTTTTAGTCCTAATGTATAGATGGTAGAAGCCTGAATATCAGCGTGAATACTATCCTCCTTGAAAGAGGCAAGCCTTGAAACGAGAGGCAGAGAAATGTGTTTTTTTATTTGACGAAGATAGTCCTGCCCATTATCATTCATGCCTAGGATTCGAAGATAAGAGGGTGATTCTTGGAGTTTTTTTGTGGTCTCTTTATTTGTCCCAGTAAGAATATGGACACAAACTCGTTGAAGTCTTGTCCAGGTGTATCGTTTAGTCTTAATATTTTCTATAAAATCATGGAAGCTTGTCGAGTGAAGTACCATTGATTTAAGGCGATATTCAATGCCTTCGTCCATTTCGGCTATTTCAGCTAATTCAGCGTGAGAAGCGGAAAGGAGACGGTATTTCAATAAAGGCCAGTAGTTCTCCCATGTATGCAGTGAGCCATATGTACGCAGGTATCGAGTTAATTGATCAGCTGTTGTTTTAGGTACATATTGTTTAATCGTACTGATTGTACTCTCTTTCTCCGCGAGAGCCTTACGAATCCCAGTTGCGCTTGCAATAGGTTGTGCTCCAAGCTGTGTTTCATGGTAATCAGCTTGAATCCGTTTAATTGTAGAGGGAATAATCTCGAAAGAATGATGTAAGGCAGTTTTTATGTATTCAAATCCAAGAATATTATTTGGCTTGCTTAGGTCAACTAATTTCAGTCCGTTTGACAGCTCTTGGTAAGCAAGTGATGCGGCTTTTGGATAACTATTGCCGCTGGATAGATGGTTACGGAGAGCAGCGTCATAACTAGACTGATGTTTTGTCAGAAAATGATAAGCTTCCATAAATGGTTCTATCGATCCATCTTCACTTCCAAAACAAAATGAACTACATCCCAGTGCCTCTAAAATTGATATAGAGCCTCGTGCGAAGAGTTCCGCATTTTGAGAAGCAAATGGAGCGGGAAGTTCGATGACTAGATCTACACCGGCTGCAAGAGCCATTTCAGTCCGAGCCCATTTACTAACTAAGGCAGGTTCACCTCTTTGTAAAAACGGCCCGCTCATAACCGCAATAACAACGTCAGCTCCGGACGCGAGTCTGCTTTGTTCTACATGATACGCATGGCCGTTATGAAAGGGATTATATTCGACCACAAGTCCAACTGCTTTCATTGCTCATCGCTCCTTTTTTACAGGTTTTAATCGCTGTTTTCTGAAACAGCTAAACGTATGCTAAGTCAATATTTTAGCATATTTACGGAGGTCCAGTAGTTCAGTATCGACAGTTTTATAAATAAATATTAGCCAGCATGTTTGCAAAATCGAAAAAAATGGATATGATAGAAGGAGCGGGAATATTTCCTGGGTACTTTACATGCAGTGTTAACACTGTTCCTTCAAGCTTTATAGTGTAAAGAAAAAATATTGACAAACGGTAGATTGACAGATATAATTACCTTTGTTGCCTTGAGGTGATTCATTTGAAATGGACTATTAGCCAACTTCAAAAATTCCGGGATAAGAACCTGCAAATAGATGAATTTGTAGATGTTTCCGATATTAAGGAACGAGAAAAACAAATCCTTGGAGTCTCTCCGATGCATGTAACGGGTAAAGCAGATGTTACGTCTGCTAGAGCAACATTCCACTTGCATATATCTGGAGAACTTATTTTGCCTTGTTCCCGGACACTGGTAGATGTGAACTTCCCGATTAATATCGATACTACGGAAACTTTCTTTTTAGGTGCAGATAGTGCCTTATTAGAAGAAGATGGAGTAGCGGTGGCAAAAGGCGAGGTTGTGGATCTTATACCGGTAATTACAGAGTTATTACTGCTAGAGATTCCGATGCAGGTTTTTTGTGAGGATGTCAATGCGGAAGGCGCTGCTCCTCATTCGGGGAAAGATTGGTCTGTTGTTTCTGAGGAAGAACTTCAGCAGAAGGTCGATCCAAGATTAGCAAAGCTTGCGAACTTTTTTGACAACGATAAAGAATCGTAATTGGGAAAAAGGAAGATAGAAGGCATCCGATCTTCATAGCTTCTTCATATTTTTTTAAGGAGGTGGGAATAATGGCTGTACCTTTTAGAAGAACGTCCAAAACTGTAAAAAGAAAACGTCGTACACACTTCAAACTTCAAGTACCTGGTATGGTTTCATGCCCAAACTGCGGTGAAATGAAACTTTCACACCGTATTTGTAAGGAATGTGGAACATACAAAGGTAAAGATGTTGTAAACAAATAATCGTATGCACAAAAGGAGAGTCTCTCCACTTGTGTAAACAAGGTTAGACAAACACAGGGATTAACATCATTCCTGTGTTTTTTGTTATGTTGTACGATGGTCATAAAATGAAAAAAGGGGGAAATAACATGAAGGATGCGTGTTTGGTAGAAAAAAATGAATGCGGTTACATGAAAATAACGATTAATCGGCCTGAAAAAAGAAATGCCGTTAATATTGAAGTAATGGAGTTAATTGACCGAGCTCTGGATTCAGCGGCTGTTGATGAAACAGTGAAAGTAGTGATTTTGACAGGAACAGGTGAAGATGCTTTTTGTTCTGGAGGTGATTTATCAGTCTTTCATAAACTGCGAACTGAAGAAGAATCCTTTGTCATGTTATCGAAAATGGGAAAAATCTTATACAAGCTTGCGATATTGCCAAAACCTACTATAGCTGTATTAAATGGCAGTGCGGTCGGTGGTGGTTGTGAAATTGCCTCCGCTTGTGATTTTCGATTGGCAAGAGAAGGAATTAACATTGGGTTCGTCCAAGGTACACTTGGGATAACGACGGGGTGGGGAGGTGCATCGCTTTTATTTGAGAAGCTTCCTGTTGGAGCAGCAATGGAACTTTTACTTGGTGCGGAGATACATAGTGCAGAAGCAGCTAAAGAAAAAGGATTCATCGATCAAGTGATAACGAATACAGAAGCTGATTCAGCGTCGTTCATCTCTTCATTTTTGGAAAGAGAGCTTGGGGTACTCTCTGCTTATAAGGAACTCGTGATTGCAAAATGGATACAAGCAGGGCTAAAGCAGCGGATGGAACAAGAAAGCAGACAGTGTGCGAAGCTCTGGGCAACGGATGCTCACCATAAAGCAGTCGAGCGATTTCTTAATAGGAAAGGGCAATCATAACTAGTAAAAAAAATTTCTAGGTGTGTCTAGCTTTATCTTCTATCTTTCTAGCAAGTGCATATGATGAAATAAGTATGTTAGGGAGGTAGAGATATGTCAATAGCCAGGCAGGATGCATGGTCTCAAGATGAAGATGTAGTTTTGGCGGAAGTCGTTTTACGGCATATTCGCGATGGCAGTACACAACTTAAGGCGTTTGAAGAAGTAGGCAAGCGTCTGGCAAGGACGTCAGCAGCTTGTGGTTTTCGCTGGAATTCTTTTGTTAGACAACAATATAAATCTGGAATAGAATTAGCAAAGAAACAGCGGAAGGGAAACAAGCAACAAGCTGTTGATTATACGAAGGATGTACAGGAAACAGAGCATGCAGTTGTAGAAAAAAGCGAGGCAAGACAGGGTGAATCGATCACCATCGAAGAAATTATCTTATTCCTCTCCCAAATAAATGAACATACCGCTGTTAATCAAGAACAGAACGAAAAGCTCCTAGCAGAGGCGAGAGTCCTTTCGTGTGAAAATGATAAATTGCAGATGGAAAACAAACACTTGCTGAATCAGTTAACCATTCTAGAGGAAGATTATCGAACGCTGCTTTCCATCATGGAACGTGCAAGAAAATTGACAGTACTTGAAGAAGAGAAAAACAGTCCCAAAGTGAAATTCCAAATGGATAAGAACGGGAACTTAGAGAGAGTCTCTAAATAACGAGGTTCGTTCGATTTTTTTTACGAACAAAGCGTGTATGGAGCCATACACGCTTCTATCATGTCTATTAGGAATTAGTTAATCCGTTTGGATGCCATAAAAGAGGATTTTCTCCTAAATCTCGTTCTACATCGTACACAGCAGCTTGAAACCCCATCTTATCCCAAAACAATTGTGATTTAACTCGAGGATTGGTTTTTATCGGAAGACCAAAACCCTTTGCGAATTTGACCAGCTGTTGACCATACCCCTTATGCTGATAGTCTGGAAGAACTTCCAGTTTCCAAAGTTCAAGAAAATCCTCCTGAGTCTCAAAATAGTGATTATATTTTGCTTTTCTTTCATAAAGGCTCATCCGTGCTACTAATTTATCCCCAAAATAGATTCCGTAAAATGGTGAATAACTATCATTCTCAATGATATTTTCTTGCAGATCATCGAGCATAGATAACTCCTGCAAACCATACTCTTTGAACTTTTTGAATTCTTCTAGAGTTTTGTAATTAATAAGCAAACGTTCAACTTTTGAATCCATCAAAATATCCCCCTTATTGCTTCATTACGAAAAGAAACCGCTTCATTTTAATTATAATATAGATCAGTGGAAAATTCCGCAATTTCAAATAATAGATAATTCATCAAGAAAGGTGTGTAAAGAAAGATTATTTTAAATTTTATGTCAAAAATAAAGGAAACTGCATACCTGCTGGCGTATAAAGAAAAAAACACCTAATTTCTAATCTTTAATTTTAAATAAAGGTCAATAGGTTCAGATTACATCTTAGGGAAATATTTGCTAAACTAGTGAAAAGTGAACTGAGGCGATACATATGAAAATAGGGATTATAGGTGGTGGTGCGGTAGGACTGCTTTTTGCCGCCTATCTATCTGCTGAACATGATGTGAAGGTCTACACACGTACAAGAAATCAAGCTGAAATACTAGGAAAACAAGGACTGGATCTTTACCGTGATGGTGAGGTAATGAAGATAACTCTTAAAGCTAAGGCCATTATCGATGGTCTAGATGAGCAGGATCTGTTTATCATTGCTGTGAAACAATATCATCTTATTGAACTAGTGCCCATGATTGCTGAACTAAAAATACCGTTCAT
The Peribacillus sp. FSL H8-0477 genome window above contains:
- the rpmF gene encoding 50S ribosomal protein L32, translated to MAVPFRRTSKTVKRKRRTHFKLQVPGMVSCPNCGEMKLSHRICKECGTYKGKDVVNK
- a CDS encoding enoyl-CoA hydratase/isomerase family protein, translated to MKDACLVEKNECGYMKITINRPEKRNAVNIEVMELIDRALDSAAVDETVKVVILTGTGEDAFCSGGDLSVFHKLRTEEESFVMLSKMGKILYKLAILPKPTIAVLNGSAVGGGCEIASACDFRLAREGINIGFVQGTLGITTGWGGASLLFEKLPVGAAMELLLGAEIHSAEAAKEKGFIDQVITNTEADSASFISSFLERELGVLSAYKELVIAKWIQAGLKQRMEQESRQCAKLWATDAHHKAVERFLNRKGQS
- a CDS encoding RsfA family transcriptional regulator, producing MSIARQDAWSQDEDVVLAEVVLRHIRDGSTQLKAFEEVGKRLARTSAACGFRWNSFVRQQYKSGIELAKKQRKGNKQQAVDYTKDVQETEHAVVEKSEARQGESITIEEIILFLSQINEHTAVNQEQNEKLLAEARVLSCENDKLQMENKHLLNQLTILEEDYRTLLSIMERARKLTVLEEEKNSPKVKFQMDKNGNLERVSK
- a CDS encoding N-acetyltransferase; this translates as MDSKVERLLINYKTLEEFKKFKEYGLQELSMLDDLQENIIENDSYSPFYGIYFGDKLVARMSLYERKAKYNHYFETQEDFLELWKLEVLPDYQHKGYGQQLVKFAKGFGLPIKTNPRVKSQLFWDKMGFQAAVYDVERDLGENPLLWHPNGLTNS